From the genome of Brevundimonas sp. NIBR11:
AGGGCGGCGAGGACGGGACGCATCGGGGAAACTCCGTTTTGTTGCCAGACCGGAAGCCTTGCAGCCCCGCCGCGCCGGGTCTAGACCGCCCGCCGACGATTTCTCTCATCGCACTGCAATATAGCCCTCACGGAGACTCCCATGGCTCGCGCGAAGATCGCCCTTATCGGCGCCGGTATGATCGGCGGCACCCTGGCCCACGTGGCCGCGCGCGAAGCCCTGGGCGACGTGATCCTGTTCGACATCGCCGAAGGCACGCCGCAGGGCAAGGCGCTGGACATCGCCGAGGCCACCGCCGTGTTCGGCGCCGACGTCGCCCTGAAGGGCGCCAACGACTATGCCGACATCGCAGGCGCCGACGTCTGCATCGTCACCGCCGGCGTGCCGCGCAAGCCCGGCATGAGCCGCGACGACCTGATTGGCATCAACCTGAAGGTCATGAAGGCCGTCGGCGAAGGCATCAAGGCCCATGCTCCGAACGCCTTCGTCATCTGCATCACCAACCCGCTCGACGCCATGGTCTGGGCCCTGCAGAAATTCTCGGGCCTGCCCAAGGAGAAGGTCGTCGGCATGGCCGGCGTGCTCGATAGCGCCCGCTTCGCCTACTTCCTCGCCGAGAAGACCGGCGTGTCGGTGCAGGACATCCACGCCTGGACCCTAGGCGGTCACGGCGACGACATGGTGCCGATGGTGCGCCACTCGACCGTCGGCGGCCTGCCGCTGCCGGACGCGGTCGCGGCCGGCTTCATGACGCAGGACGAGCTGGACGCCATCGTCAAGCGCACGCGCGGCGGCGGCGGCGAGATCGTCGCCCTGCTCAAGACTGGCTCGGCCTTCTACGCCCCGGCCGAGAGCGCCATCGCCATGGCCAAGTCCTATCTGCTGGACCAGAAGCGCGTCCTGCCGTGCGCCGTTTGGCTGTCGGGCGAATACGGTCTGTCGGACCTTTATGTCGGCGTGCCCGCCCTGATCGGCGCCGGCGGCGTGGAGAAGATCATCGAGTTCACCACCAACGACGACGAGAAGGCCATGCTGGCCACCTCGGTCGCCTCGGTTCAGGGCCTGATCGAGGCCTGCAAGGCGGCGGATCCTTCGCTCGCCTAAGGGCGCTAACGCGCGCGACGCGGTCGTGCGCTGCTCGCGCGCAAGACTGAATGGGCCCCGGAGTGATCCGGGGCCTTTATCTTATCGGGCCGGTGGCGTCGCCGAAGCCGCCGCGCCCGCCGGCGTGGTGACCGTGCGGCCGAGGTCGGTGACGAGGCTGCGCCAGACCTGGATGGGGTCGTCGAGCTGCTCGGGACCGGCGCCCTGGTTCAGCAGGATGTCGTACTGGGCCACGGCCTGACCCTCGCCGCCTTCCTCTTCCGGCGCGGCGTAGAAGGCCTTCACGAAGCGACGGTCGCCGTTCCAGCGGGCCACGATCTCCGGAGTCGCATTGACCCCGGAGAAGGCGGCCGTGAATTGCAAATCCGGGCAGGCGCCGTTCGTGCAGGAGAACAGGGTCACGACCCAGCGCAGCGGGCCGTCGTCCACGCGCAGATAGACCCGGTCGTTGTTGGTCTGCGGCGCCGCTACGGTCAGGCCGGCGGCGGTGAATCGGCCGGTGATCTCGGCCACCGTCAGTCCGCTCCAGCGGGCGGAGGCCGCCTGTGCCGCCGGGGCGATCGCGGGTGCGGTCTGGGCGAAAGCGGGCGCGGCGAGAGTCAGGAGGCCGGCGGCGAGGACGAGAGATTTCATGGGCGTGTTCCGTGTGACTTCGCCACCCTAGAGGGCTTTGCGGCGAACCGAAGGCCTCAGTCCTCCGAGCTATTCAGCGTGCTCGGCGTGGTCCAGCCAGTCCTGCGACGACATCTCGTTCAGGCGCGAGACCGTGCGTTCGAACTCGAAGGCGCCGTCGCCGGTCGGATAGAGGGCCTCGGGCGCGCCGGCGGCCAGGGCGACCAGCCGGGTCTTGGCCTCGTAGAGGGCGTCGATCAGGGTCACGAGCCGGCGTGCGGAGTGGCGGTTGTGCGGTCCCAGCAGCGGGATGTCGTCCAGAAACAGGGTGTGGAACCGCTCGGCGATGGCGAGATAGTCCTGGGGCCCCAGCGGCTGTTCGCAGAGCTCGGCGAAGGTGGCGCGGGCGAGGCCCCCGGCGGTCCGTTCGATCACCACGTCGCGGCCGAGCACCGCGAGATGGGCCGGGCATTCGGGCATCTCGCCCCGGAGGTCGTCCCACAGACGGTCGGAGTCGGCGCGGCCGTTGGGACCGAACCAGACCCGCGACGCCTTGATCCGGTCCACACGCCAGTCGCGCGCGCCCCTCAGCTCCAGCACCTGACACCGCTCCTTCAGGCGGGCGATGAAGGGCAGGAAGAGCTGACGGTTGATGCCGTCCTTGTAGAGGGCGTCCGGGGCGCGGTTGGAGGTGATGCAGACCACCACCTTGCGCTCGAACAGGGCGTCGAACAGCCGCCCCAGGATCATGGCGTCGGCGATGTCGGTGACCTGAAGCTCGTCGAAGCAAAGCAGGCGAGCCTCCGACGCGATCAGGGCCGCGACCGGATCGATCGGGTCGTCGCCCTTGTGCGTGCCGAACACGGACTGGCGGGTCTTCCTGTCGCCCTCGCGCCACTGGCGGATCAGGTCGTGGACCCGGGCCATGAAGGCGTGGAAATGGGCGCGGGTTTTTCGCGGTTCCGGCGCGTGGGCGAAGAACAGGTCCATCAGAAGCGACTTGCCCCGCCCCGGCGGGCCCCAGAGGTAGAGGCCCTTCACCTCCCCGACGGAGCCGAACAGGCCGCGCTTGCCGAGGTCCTTCTCCAGCCGCGCCAGGGCGTCGACGGCGTCTTTCTGGGCGGGATCGGCGGTCAACTGGCCCGACTTCAGGCGGTCGGCATAAGCGCGGGCGATGTGTGACGGCATGGACCTGGGGCTTAACGGGCCTGTGGGCGGGTGAAAAGCAGTTGCTTCACAGGCGCGAACCCCTAATTGCGAAGCTGCCGAAGTTCCCCTTCGGCCTCCCCCATACCGCGCTCAAACAGCGAGGCATCTTTCGTCCACCGGCTGACTAGAAGTCAGCCTCGGGCGAGCCGAGCGCTAGCGCGTCCGAAGGACTGACAAGAATGGGCTATTCCGTCGCTATCGTGGGCGCCACCGGCAATGTCGGGCGCGAAATGCTGACTATCCTCGAGGAACTGGAGTTCCCCGTCGACGAACTGCACGCGGTGGCTTCGCGAAAATCCAAGGGCGTCGAGGTCGCCTGGAAAGACGGCGTCGTGAAGTGCGAGGTCATCGACAGCTTCGACTGGTCCAAGGTGGACATCGTCCTGATGTCGGCCGGCGGCGATGTTTCGCGCGAATGGTCCGAGAAGATCGGCAAGGCCGGCCCCGTCGTGATCGACAACTCCTCCGCCTTCCGCAAGGACCCGGACGTGCCCCTGATCGTGCCCGAGGTGAACCCGGACGCGGTCAAGGACGCGCGCAAGAAGAACATCATCGCCAACCCCAACTGCTCGACGGCCCAGCTGGTCGTGGCGCTGAAGCCGCTGCACGACGCGGCCAAGGCCAAGCGCGTCGTCGTCTCGACCTATCAATCGGTCTCGGGCGCCGGCAAGGAAGGCATGGACGAACTGTGGAACCAGACCAAGGCCATCTACGGCCTGGGCGACGCCACGCCGAAGAAGTTCCCCAAGCAGATCGCCTTCAACGTCATCCCCTTCATCGGGTCCTTCAACGAGGACGGCTATACCGACGAAGAGGCCAAGATGTGGGCCGAAACGCACAAGATGCTGGACCCGTCGATCAAGCTGACGGTCACCTGCGTCCGCGTGCCGGTCTTCGTGGGCCACTCCGAGGCCGTGACGGTCGAGTTCGATCGTCCGATCAGCCCGGACGAGGCGCGCGCCATCCTGCGCGAGGCGCCGGGCGTGCTGGTGATCGATAAGCAGGAGCACGACGGCTACATCACCCCGGTCGACGCGGCCGGAGAGCACGCCGTCTATGTGTCGCGCATCAGGAAGGACCACACGGTCGAGAACGGCCTGGTGTTCTGGGTGGTGTCGGACAACCTGCGCAAGGGCGCGGCCCTGAACGCCGTCCAGATCGCCCAGCTGTTGGACGAAACGGGTACGATCAAACCGAAGAGCGGCTATCGCAGCCTGACCGTCTGATCACTTCCCTCTCCCCTCGGGAGAGGGCTTGAGGTTCGGAGAGCGGAGCGATCCGCCAGCCGAAAGGGTGAGGGGCAACCCTCACCGGTTCGCACCAGCCCCTCACCCTTTTAGGCGAGCCTGATCAGCCTGCCGGGCTCTCAGGCGCTCAAGCCCTCTCCCGCCGGGGGAGGGAAGGACATGAGATGACCACGCCTCCCACCCCCGCCCGCGCCGCCTTCCTGTCGGCCGTTGGCTGCTATGTCCTGTGGGGCTTCATGCCCCTGCTCTTCATGGGCCAGGCGGCGATCGGGTTCTCCGCGCCCGAGATCCTGTCCCACCGCGCGCTGTGGTCAGTGCTGATCGCGGGGGCGTTGGTTCTGGTCGCGGGCCAGCCGAAACAGGTGCGGGCCGTCTTCGCGCAGCCGAAGATTCTCGCCTGGCTGGCGCTGGCGACAGTGCTGATCGCGGTCAACTGGGGCATCTACGTTTGGGCCACGACCCACCACGCCACGCTCGAGGCCAGCCTCGGCTACTACATCAACCCGCTGCTCAACATGATCGTGGGGCTGTGGCTGTTCCGCGAGCGGATCGACAGATGGGGATGGGTCGCCATCGGTCTGGCGGCGGTCGGTGTCTTGTTCCAGGCGCTGGCGCTGGGACGACCGCCGTGGATCTCCATCGCCCTCGCTCTGAGTTTCGGCGCCTATGGCGTCATCAAGAAGCGCATCCCCGTGGACGCCCAGGCCGGGCTGTTCATCGAATGCCTGCTGCTGCTGCCGTTCGGCCTGTTCTTCGTAATCTGGCTGCAGACGCACGGGCTGGGCCACGGGTTTGCCAGCTGGGAGGGCTTCGGCTGGGCCCTGCTGAACGGGCCTATGACGGTCTTCCCGTTGGCCCTGTTCGCCTGGGCCGCGCGGCGTATGCCCTTGTCGACCATGGGCTTCGTCCAGTTCTTGGCGCCCACCATCCAGTTTATCATCGGGGTTGCAACCGGCGAGGCGTTCACGGTGCTGAGGGGCGTGTCCTTCGCCTTCATCTGGCTGGGCGCGGGCGTATTCGCGGCGGCGGCCCTGGTCCGGGCTCGGGCCGCGCGGCGGGCGATGGCGGAGGTCGCTGAACCAGTCTAGCCTCCCGGGCATGGCCGAGCTGTCGAAGAGCCGCAAACGCTGGATCCTGGTCGCCACGGTGTTGGGGTCGTCGCTGACCTTCATCGACGGATCGGCGCTGGGCGTGGCCCTTCCGGCCATCCAGCGCGATCTCGGCGCAGGCCCGGCGGCGGCTCAATGGATATCGAACGCCTATCTGCTGACGCTGGGAGCGCTCGTCC
Proteins encoded in this window:
- the mdh gene encoding malate dehydrogenase yields the protein MARAKIALIGAGMIGGTLAHVAAREALGDVILFDIAEGTPQGKALDIAEATAVFGADVALKGANDYADIAGADVCIVTAGVPRKPGMSRDDLIGINLKVMKAVGEGIKAHAPNAFVICITNPLDAMVWALQKFSGLPKEKVVGMAGVLDSARFAYFLAEKTGVSVQDIHAWTLGGHGDDMVPMVRHSTVGGLPLPDAVAAGFMTQDELDAIVKRTRGGGGEIVALLKTGSAFYAPAESAIAMAKSYLLDQKRVLPCAVWLSGEYGLSDLYVGVPALIGAGGVEKIIEFTTNDDEKAMLATSVASVQGLIEACKAADPSLA
- a CDS encoding YbjN domain-containing protein, whose product is MKSLVLAAGLLTLAAPAFAQTAPAIAPAAQAASARWSGLTVAEITGRFTAAGLTVAAPQTNNDRVYLRVDDGPLRWVVTLFSCTNGACPDLQFTAAFSGVNATPEIVARWNGDRRFVKAFYAAPEEEGGEGQAVAQYDILLNQGAGPEQLDDPIQVWRSLVTDLGRTVTTPAGAAASATPPAR
- the zapE gene encoding cell division protein ZapE; this encodes MPSHIARAYADRLKSGQLTADPAQKDAVDALARLEKDLGKRGLFGSVGEVKGLYLWGPPGRGKSLLMDLFFAHAPEPRKTRAHFHAFMARVHDLIRQWREGDRKTRQSVFGTHKGDDPIDPVAALIASEARLLCFDELQVTDIADAMILGRLFDALFERKVVVCITSNRAPDALYKDGINRQLFLPFIARLKERCQVLELRGARDWRVDRIKASRVWFGPNGRADSDRLWDDLRGEMPECPAHLAVLGRDVVIERTAGGLARATFAELCEQPLGPQDYLAIAERFHTLFLDDIPLLGPHNRHSARRLVTLIDALYEAKTRLVALAAGAPEALYPTGDGAFEFERTVSRLNEMSSQDWLDHAEHAE
- a CDS encoding aspartate-semialdehyde dehydrogenase is translated as MGYSVAIVGATGNVGREMLTILEELEFPVDELHAVASRKSKGVEVAWKDGVVKCEVIDSFDWSKVDIVLMSAGGDVSREWSEKIGKAGPVVIDNSSAFRKDPDVPLIVPEVNPDAVKDARKKNIIANPNCSTAQLVVALKPLHDAAKAKRVVVSTYQSVSGAGKEGMDELWNQTKAIYGLGDATPKKFPKQIAFNVIPFIGSFNEDGYTDEEAKMWAETHKMLDPSIKLTVTCVRVPVFVGHSEAVTVEFDRPISPDEARAILREAPGVLVIDKQEHDGYITPVDAAGEHAVYVSRIRKDHTVENGLVFWVVSDNLRKGAALNAVQIAQLLDETGTIKPKSGYRSLTV
- the rarD gene encoding EamA family transporter RarD, with amino-acid sequence MTTPPTPARAAFLSAVGCYVLWGFMPLLFMGQAAIGFSAPEILSHRALWSVLIAGALVLVAGQPKQVRAVFAQPKILAWLALATVLIAVNWGIYVWATTHHATLEASLGYYINPLLNMIVGLWLFRERIDRWGWVAIGLAAVGVLFQALALGRPPWISIALALSFGAYGVIKKRIPVDAQAGLFIECLLLLPFGLFFVIWLQTHGLGHGFASWEGFGWALLNGPMTVFPLALFAWAARRMPLSTMGFVQFLAPTIQFIIGVATGEAFTVLRGVSFAFIWLGAGVFAAAALVRARAARRAMAEVAEPV